One Perognathus longimembris pacificus isolate PPM17 chromosome 13, ASM2315922v1, whole genome shotgun sequence genomic window, GACTTGAGGCCTTTTGTCTATTGGCATATTGTGCAATATTTGAGATAGTTTTTCTAAATCCTTAGAAACTTAGAGAACGGAATGTGATCTCCGCTTTTAGGAAAACTTAAAACTTGGTTGATGTAACTAATTTAAATCACACCACTAACTATGGAACGAACGTAAAAGTTAGCTTTGGTAAATAATGATCTAAACTGTTGCCAAGCTAATGCAAAATAAAATCCGACCCGTTCCCTGCACAACATTCCTACTCTCTTCTTCTAACATCTGTTGGCTTATTATCTTTCACTACAGGGCCTAGGAACCATCTATCTAAATGGGTCAAGTGTTCTACCTACTTGTTTTCCATCATGATACATCTCAATCCtgattcaacttaaaaaaaaaaaaaaaagaccctcagGATGTATGGCCCCATCTGAGATTGCTAATGAGGACGTGATGAGGGGTGGGAGATACACAGAGCACAATTTAGCAAGACGTCAAAGGCACAGAGGGGTCGCTGGTAAAATCTTGTGTATTCAAGGTTGCATAACTGGAATTCGGTGTTTGCTTTAGCACCGTCGCAACAACATCGGAGCAGCTTTCCACTGAGatgcttggggttttttttgtttgtttgttttttgtacttGAAAAATTGAAGCCGCAGAGTAGATCTTTGCCCTCGGTGGGATGCAGCATCCTTGCCCTCGGTGGGATGCATCACTGGAGCtaagggggggacgggggggggggcgcctcccTAGGGGAAGAGGTGGCGCAGCTTGGCGTTGAGCTCCCGCTCCTTGCTCAGCAGGTCCAGGCTGTGCTTTCGGAAGGCCTCCGACTGCAGCCGGAGCTCGTCGTAGGCTTTCTGGATCCCGTCCACCCGGCGCTGCAGCTCCCGCACCCGCGCGTCGCGGTCCACGGCGGCCGCCTCCTGCTCGAACCGCTCCTGGGCCTGCCTCCGGGCGGCGAGCGCGCCCTCCAGCCGCTCCTCCAGCTGGCGGATCTCCGCCTGCCGGGCCTGCAGCGCCCGGCCCCGCTCCAGCGACAGCTGCAGCAGCTCCTCCTTCTCGCGCGCCGCCGCCTGCAGCCGGGCCTGCAGCTCCAGGCTCTGGCCGCGGTGGGCCTCCTGGGCGCGGGCCAGCTGCGCCTCCgcctgccgctgctgctgctgcaggccCTGCAGCTGGCCGCGCAGCTGCTCGGCCTCGCCGGCGTGGGCGCTGGCCTGGCGGCCCTGCAGctcccgcagctcccgcagctccCGCTCCCGGGCCTGCGCCTGGCCGGCCTCGAGCGCCTGGCGCCGCTGCAGCGCCTCCAGCTCCCGGGCCAGCGCCTCGCCGCGGGCCGTCAGCTGCGCCACCTGCGCCTCCTTGTCCTGCAGGGCCTGGCAGAAGAGGCGCTCGTGCTCCCGCCGGAGCCGCTCGTTCTCCTCGCGCAGGCGCAGGTTGTGGCTCTTGTGCTCGTCCTTGAAGCGGATCATGCGCTCGTGGTTGTCGGCCAGCGTGCGGAAGCGCTCCTCCAGCGTGCGCGCGCGCTCCCGCTGCGCCGCCAGCGCCTcggccgcgcgcgcgcgccgctCCTCCAGCTCCGCGTTCAGCAGCTCCAGCACCTCGCAGCGCTCCAGCGCCTCGTCCGCCCGGCGCTTCAGGATGCAGATGAGCTGCGACTGCTCCTGCAGGCGCGACAGGAGCAGCGCCTTCTCGCCCTTCTCCTCCTCCGACAGCCCCCGCAGGTTGGCCAGCGCCTCCTTCAGCCCCGCCAGCTCCTTGAACTcccccccgtcctcctcctcgtcgtccGCGCTCGCCGGCTTCGGCGCCCCCGCTCCGCGGCGTCCTTCCGGGCCCGGGGCGTCCATCCCGCGCGTCCGCTCGTCCTCCTGAGGCATGAGGCCGCTCTCCTCCGCCGACGCCAGCCGGGCCCGGGCCGCCCtcggctcccccccacccctacccctccaccccaccccgggctcccccgccggccggccgggcgTTGCTACGGACTCTGCGCGCCGGCCAACCGCCCGGCGCCCCGGCCACGAGCCCCGGGatgggcgggcagggcgggaccTCGGAACGCGGCGGAGCAACAGCCGGTAGCGATCGAtcgatggggggtgggggtgggggcgggcttGCCGTCctcaccccaacccccccccctctgccccccgcaGCGGAGACGCCAACCTCCCCCGCCTTCCCCCCGGGCACCTGGGAGGAGGAAAGGCAACCCGGCTGGGGGTGACGACTCCGCCCCTCGCTTCGTCCGTCGAAAGGAAATTGACCGTCTGCAGGAGCACCCTGCCACACACCCAGGCAACCTCCCAATGCAGAAGGGCAGCCCGGATCTCCGCCCTCCTGCTAGGTGACCCGGCTCACGTTTCCTATTCaaatattaacaacaacaaacgTGATGCAATTCCCCCCTGCACTGTCCTGATCTGGGAACCGCAGATACTGCAGGAAGTCCTCTCCACTCCTGTTGTTAACCCATTAACAAAATAAGTTTACGGGGGGAAAAAAGGCTGAAGGCACAATATAAATGTGAACAAACAGCcttaagatagaaaagaaaaaccctaatGAAACATATCAAGTGCAACGCCAGGTGAATTGGTTAAGTGAAATCAGAGTATTCAAAATGAAACGTAAAAGGAAACGGAGGCAGCAAATCTAAGGCTTGGAAAGGACTTTCTTAGCTGAAGTGATACCTAAGTAAAAGGTTAGACTGAGTTGAAAATCTATGGTATGTATTCTCTCGAGTCTTGGCAGCCTC contains:
- the Ccdc89 gene encoding coiled-coil domain-containing protein 89, which encodes MPQEDERTRGMDAPGPEGRRGAGAPKPASADDEEEDGGEFKELAGLKEALANLRGLSEEEKGEKALLLSRLQEQSQLICILKRRADEALERCEVLELLNAELEERRARAAEALAAQRERARTLEERFRTLADNHERMIRFKDEHKSHNLRLREENERLRREHERLFCQALQDKEAQVAQLTARGEALARELEALQRRQALEAGQAQARERELRELRELQGRQASAHAGEAEQLRGQLQGLQQQQRQAEAQLARAQEAHRGQSLELQARLQAAAREKEELLQLSLERGRALQARQAEIRQLEERLEGALAARRQAQERFEQEAAAVDRDARVRELQRRVDGIQKAYDELRLQSEAFRKHSLDLLSKERELNAKLRHLFP